One Microtus pennsylvanicus isolate mMicPen1 chromosome 3, mMicPen1.hap1, whole genome shotgun sequence DNA window includes the following coding sequences:
- the Or13c9 gene encoding olfactory receptor 13C9, whose product MEWENRTLMEEFFLKGLSGYPRLEHLFFVLILMMYAVILVGNGTLIILSIFDSHFHTPMYFFLGNLSFLDICFTTSSIPFTLVRFLSERKTISLFGCAVQMFLGLAMGTTECVLLGMMAFDRYVAICNPLRYPIIMSKSSYVTMATGSWFSGVANSAVQTAFVMRLPFCGNVINHFLCEILAVMKMACTDISGNEFLMIVATTLFTLMPLLLIVVSYSLIISSILKIRSAEGRSKAFSTCSAHFTVVIIFYGTILFMYMKPKSKDPLNGDDLDATDKLISMFYGVVTPLMNPLIYSLRNKDVKEAIKSLKRRFLGK is encoded by the coding sequence ATGGAATGGGAAAACCGAACTCTTATGGAGGAATTTTTTCTGAAGGGGCTTTCTGGTTACCCAAGGCTTGAGCATCTCTTTTTCGTGCTCATCTTAATGATGTATGCAGTCATCCTTGTGGGCAATGGCACTCTTATTATCCTCAGTATTTTTGACTCCCACTTTCACACCCCTATGTACTTCTTCCTGGGAAATCTGTCCTTCTTAGACATCTGCTTCACGACCTCCTCTATTCCCTTCACCCTGGTACGCTTTCTCTCAGAAAGAAAGACCATTTCACTCTTCGGCTGCGCAGTGCAGATGTTTCTTGGTTTAGCCATGGGGACAACAGAGTGTGTGCTCCTGGGTATGATGGCTTTtgatcgctatgtggccatctgcaacccTTTGAGGTACCCTATCATCATGAGCAAGAGTTCCtatgtgaccatggcaactgggTCCTGGTTTTCAGGGGTTGCCAACTCTGCAGTACAAACGGCATTTGTGATGCGACTGCCTTTCTGTGGAAATGTCATCAATCATTTTCTCTGTGAAATTCTGGCTGTCATGAAGATGGCTTGTACTGACATCTCGGGCAACGAATTCCTCATGATTGTGGCCACAACTTTGTTCACTTTGATGCCGCTGCTCCTCATTGTCGTCTCGTACTCTTTAATCATTTCTAGCATTCTCAAAATTCGCTCAGCTGAGGGGAGAAGCAAAGCCTTTTCTACCTGCTCAGCCCACTTTACTGTGGTGATAATATTCTATGGAACCATCCTCTTCATGTACATGAAACCCAAGTCTAAAGACCCACTCAATGGGGATGACTTGGATGCTACAGACAAACTTATTTCCATGTTCTATGGGGTTGTGACTCCCTTGATGAACCCTTTAATCTACAGCCTCAGAAACAAAGACGTGAAGGAGGCCATAAAAAGTCTGAAGAGACGGTTTTTAGGCAAATGA
- the LOC142846888 gene encoding olfactory receptor 13C8-like — MERANGSMVTEFVLVGLSDHPELQKVLFVLVLCMYLLILLGNGVLISVVIYDVHLHTPMYFFLCNLSFLDICYTSSSVPLILGSFLKGRKRVSFSECMVQMFFSFAMGATECVLLGTMALDRFLAICYPLRYPVIMSKGTYVPMAVGCWVAGTVDSLVQTSLAVHLPFCTDNIIQHFVCEFVAILKLACGDISINVISMAGSNLLFLAVPLIVIAISYVFIIATILRIPSSEGKQKAFSTCSSHLTVVIIFYGTIFFMYAKPKSKVTAGTGHQSVTEALISLFYGVVTPMLNPLIYSLRNKDVKTAVQSMLGGNHLMKHK, encoded by the coding sequence ATGGAGAGAGCCAATGGTTCCATGGTGACAGAATTTGTCTTGGTGGGGCTCTCTGACCACCCAGAGCTCCAGAAAGTTTTATTCGTGCTGGTTTTGTGCATGTATCTGCTGATCCTGCTTGGGAATGGAGTCCTCATCTCAGTAGTCATCTATGACGTGCACctgcacacccccatgtacttcttcctctgcAACCTGTCCTTCCTGGACATCTGCTACACAAGCTCTTCTGTCCCACTCATTCTCGGCAGCtttctgaaaggaaggaagagagtttCCTTCTCTGAGTGCATGGTCCAAATGTTCTTCTCCTTTGCCATGGGTGCCACAGAATGTGTGCTGCTAGGCACGATGGCACTTGACCGCTTTCTGGCCATCTGCTACCCACTGAGATACCCTGTCATCATGAGCAAGGGTACCTATGTGCCCATGGCAGTTGGATGTTGGGTTGCTGGGACTGTTGACTCATTGGTACAGACATCTCTGGCAGTGCATTTACCATTCTGTACTGATAACATCATTCAACACTTTGTCTGTGAATTTGTGGCCATTCTGAAACTGGCTTGTGGAGATATTTCAATCAATGTGATTAGCATGGCAGGGTCAAACCTGCTTTTTCTAGCTGTTCCATTGATAGTCATTGCTATCTCTTATGTTTTCATCATTGCCACCATCCTGAGGATCCCTTCctctgaaggaaaacagaaggcCTTCTCCACGTGCTCTTCCCACCTGACAGTGGTGATTATATTCTATGGAACCATTTTCTTCATGTATGCAAAGCCCAAGTCTAAAGTCACTGCTGGGACAGGACATCAAAGCGTGACTGAGGCGCTCATCTCCCTTTTCTATGGGGTGGTGACCCCCATGCTCAATCCTCTCATCTACAGTCTGAGGAACAAAGATGTGAAGACTGCtgtccagagcatgctgggaggaaATCATCTGATGAAAcataaatga